aaaagcacacaaaatTGCACATACAAAATTGTGTTTATCTAGGACAAGAAAAGAAGTCAAAacaaatctcaattttttttaagttggcaaGTACCACAAACACAACATGATATTTACATTAACTGTCCCACCTCTATATTTGTCTAACATTTTTAGCTGCATATCCTTTGAGTGCCTCTTGATATGATGATTTTACAACATTGTTTTCTATGAAAACTTGTTTATCATTGACATTTGGGATGCTTAAAACACAGGATTCCTCCCACTGAATTACACACTGTTCCTAGTTGTTCTACTGGTTTTTGCCTTATGATTATAGTGATTCTGATAAATTCTATTTCACAAAATTCCCATTAAAAAAGCATGATATGCTTATAATTGTACCATTGCATTGTCAAGTGTATCTCTgacaaaatggaaatttatttcaatCAGGAATCCATGAGAATATAATATTCCACTTACAGTTTTATGTGTCCGGTCACAGGAAGAATTTTCTTCCAACTATCTTCTTGCttcaaactttcaaaattcttacTTTTCCCCCTCCTGCTCATGTACTTCTGGTGCTGGATACTGTAGGACATGCTCATATCACAGTAGCGGCACTTGTATCCCTTCATCTCCATGCCATGACACAAGATGAATGAACACATCAACTTGAGAATCACTAGCAAGAATTTATCTATTCTGAAAGATGACTGAATCACGTAAGTATGCACTGCTAGCAGCAATCCAAATACATCCCAACTCTGCTATCCCTTTGTCACATCCTGAAAGAAGCTGTCATTCCTCACCACCTACCAGGCAGAAAAGGGTGACAGAGTAGttagagggaaaagagagagatcCTCTCCAGTTGCAGCTAAAATATCttgcttttataaattttacacacaaaaaaacatttgCTTCTGGGAACATGTCACTTGGGCCCCTCCCAGGATCCCTGCCTCTTAAGCTCTAGGAAGTCCATGCTGGCTTGAGTATTCTCAGAGTAAGACCCCTTCACTGCCACTAGGAGGAACAGACTAGAAGGTGGAGAAGAGCAAGATTTCAGATGCCCATTGGGCTTGAGAACTAAACTGAAGGCAAGAGGTAGTCATAGGCCCCCAGAATGATGGCAAACCATAAATAAAGAGGTTGGTCAATCCATTAGGTAATACAacaagggaagaggagagagatggTTAACCTATTATGACCCATATATATAGGACacctatataaaaaaaaacttaaattgagcaataAGTATACCATTTTATGGGCACTTTGAAATAAATGTGGTATTTTTagagtcttttttcttttgaaaaaagaattaagagGTGAATCATTAGAGCatttgaaagtgtgtgtgtgtatatatatatatatgcatatatgtataaaaatatacataaaggatCATAAACTCTAGATTATGGTTTTCAGTCTATTTTAATGCAACTGTGTCAATTTCAGTGAACTAGTCTCCAAATTGAACACTTGGGATATAATGGGTTAAAATGCAGACAGGCCCTGATGAGGTGCGGGCTTTTGTATCAATGGGCGGAGTCCAATGACCGGGTGTGACTAACAGTTGAGGGTGGGGCTAATGACTAGGGTGGCCTAAATGATAGATGAGTGGACTCTAAAGACCAGGGCCATGGACACAGAAGAAACTGTGAATGAGGCCCTTCCAGAAGAGAAGTGCCTAGTAGATAATGAGCAGTTTCTAAAGGTGAGTGGGGGTTGGACATATGATGGATGGGGCTTACAAACAAGAGGGCAGGGCCACCTAGGCCTCCTGAGCACCAGAAGTGGGCATAGGGACAGCAGAGTGCCCCCACTGAGCATATCCATGTTCTTCCTTCCCACTAATCAGTTAGAGAAGGCAGCCATAAAGATTCAGTCATGGTGGCGTGGCAACATGGTGCGCTGGACACTACTGCATGCAGCACTCAGGGCCTGGGTCATCCAGTGCTGGTGGAGGTCGATGCAGGCCAAGATGCTGGAACAAAGACGGCGCCTGGCACTAAAACTCTACACCTGCCAGGAGTGGGCAGTGGTGAAGGTGCAGGCACAGGTTCGAATGTGGCAGGCCCGCAGACGCTTCCTCCAGGCACGCCAAGCAGCTTGTGTCATCCAGTCTCACTGGCGCTGGCATGCCAGCCAAACCCGGGGCCTGATCCGGGGCCGCTATGAGGTCAGAGCCAGCCGGCTGGAGCTCGACATCGAAATCCTCATGACCTAGGCAGAGCCAAGGAGACTGGATCTCTCTCCCAATAAAAAGACTTAATGACCACAAACTTGCCCTGGGGAGGTCAGACCTGTGGAAGAGGGCTCAGTCCCTCCGTTTCCTGCCTTCCCCTCAGAAAGATACCTGATGGGGTTTAGAGCCCCTGTCACCAGGAACACACCAAGGCCCCTAATGTCCTAATGTCAGACTTGGCCAATGTTGCACCAAAAGAGATCCCAGGGCCTAGGTCAAGTCCTGATGTCTCAGTCAGTCTGACTTTGGGCCCCTCCACAGTGGAAGGAAGACTTGGGCTTATATTTCTGCAGTCCCTGCCTAGACATTTCTATGCAGAGTAGGGCACCAGGAAGTCTGGCTGCAGCCAGAGCCAGCTGGAAGACTGGGATTCTTCAGGCCTGTACTGCAGGGCCCTGAGGGCCAGTACAGCGCTTGACAGGAAGCCTGGAGGACTGGGCACCTCAGCTGAACAACAGCAGGACAGGAACTGTTGTGTCTCTTGGGAGGTGAGGGGGAGGCAGTCAGCCAGAGCTAGCCCCTGGAAAAGGCCAGAGCAGGAGTTGATGGGCAGCTGCTGTGTCGGCCACCTCCCTTCCCTGGGGCTAAATGAGGCTTCCCTCCTGCTGCTGGTCATTTCCTGGGAGAAGCAGGCAGGGAGTGAATGTGGGTGGGTGAGCAAGCAGGGCAGAACTGGAGTGGGCAGAGGAAGGATAGCTTCTGCCACTGGAGGTTATGATTTGGGGCATAGAGCCTCTAAATCCCACCGTCCTCTGAAGCAGCTGTGCTGTGCCCTATCTCTCCCAATCTGCACCCCACCCACTCTCCCTGACTGCCAACTTTTCTGCTGGGCCTGTATCAGTAGGTGCTGATGGACCTCTGCTCTTCTGGGTCCTTCCTCTGTCTCTCCGCATCTGTGGGTCAACCACCTCTCAGCTGGTCTCACAGTTTCTGATTTGTCATCCAGGGCTGAGTCTCTTACTGTCACCCTGAGTCCCTCAGATGTTTGTCTCTGAACCTCCATCCTGGAAGTCTGAGGTCTGTGACTCTCCCCAGGGTCTTTTGAATGCGGGGTGGGAGAACCAGTCAGGAGGTATATAGGGACCAGGGGTCTTCATGGGCCTTGAGACTGGTGAGGTCTTCCCCAAACCCAAGCCCCTTTCCttgtcctcttctctctctctctctctctgtgtgtgtgtgtgtgtgtgtgtgtgtgtgtgtgtgtttggttgcAGGTGTCCGGAACAGCTGCGGCAGATGTGAGGGTTCAGGGTGAGGTAGCTGGAGATGGCAATGATACAGCTGGGTACCTGGACTTTCTGATTGGATTCCTTTCTTCCAAGGGATACCCTTCTGTAACTTAAGGCACACTCTCTTCTCCCCCTGCTCATAGCAGTGAGTGATGTTGTTGAACTTGATGTGAATTTTGTATGACTAGCCTTGTAGAAGAGAGATGAGTTTAAAACCTGTGTTGGAAAGGGTTGATAATTCTGATTCTATACCTGCGTAGAATATTGGCAGCCCCTAGGTTGCTtgaagaaagggggaaagagaCATTCTCCCAGAGATTCTGCTTTGGCTGGACTGGTATAGGCCTGGGCATCAGGATTCCAATGTGTGGCCACAGTTTGGGGACTGCTGAATTAAGCCCTTCCCAGCTGACCTATGTAGTCTTCCTTGAGAATAATCATATGAAATTCCAAGCTGGGCACAGCAGGTTCAAGGACATAGACTTCTTATTCTCTGAGGAGCTAAGAATGCAAGGTGAAACCAGGATCTAGAAAAAGTACCACTTTGGATCAAAACCCCTTGGAAGCAGAAAGGTATAGCTCCTCCTGTTAGCTGGAAGGTGATGGGAGGAGATTTGGGGGAAAAGTAGGCAGGACCTCTTGTCTGATGGCACCGCATACATGTGAGCAATGGAGACTCGGTCAGGGATCAGACCTAGAAGGCCAAGTTTCACCCAAAGCCTTAACAACCACTTTGAGTATCTCTCCAGTGGTTGGGGTCTTGAGAAGCCAGGGATGGTCTGGACCTGTGGGTGGGGACATTGGAGAGTCCCCAAGACAGAGGAAGTGAGTGAGTCCAAGAGGGAGACAGGGGAGAGGCTCCTCTTTCACAGTGAGGCCTCTGACCAAAGTTGGCTAGTCCATGGAGCCACCCTTTCCTCAGGTGGGGTGAGAATGCAGATGGAGCCCTCAAGAGGCAGACCCCACAGACCCCTGCTGCTCCTCCATCCCATCATTGAGAATTAAACTACATAAGTATTTCTTCCTGAGAACACATACACTgcagcagggagggagggcaggaatgAGTCTCAAGGCACTCTAAGGGGACCAGATATACCCACTCTTGCTTCTTGACATGGCATCCCCAAGAGATATGTGCCCTAGGCCCTCTTAACTACAAAGAAAATGCTGACCCTCAGACTGGCCCAGGCCACAGGTCCCTAAAAAGGTAGTTAGTAAGCAGGGTCCCTATAGTTCCCCTATAGTTCCCTTTGAACTTGGGAAAAGTCTCTCCAGATGGAATATAGTCTCTTTTCCCCGGGATCCCACCCTGTGCTCTTACTTGGTACATCACCAATCTCAGCTCTGGTCCAGTGGCTCCAGCGTCTCCCTCCTGCCGGTCTTCTGCTTCTCTCTGTCCCAAAGGCTAAAACAGAGATGAGATGATCACAACCAATGCCACACCATGCCAGGCAGCTTGACTGGACTGACCAGCATTCTGATAAAAACACATGTACACGTGTACCCTGTCCACACCCACCAGGGTGGAAACGTCTGATATAGCAAAATCTATATCAAATACAAACAGAACACCAAGTACAAACCAGAGCTGTCCGGGGCGAACTGGAAGGTAGTATCATCCTATAGTAAGCCTTGGCTTGCAGAGGACAGCAGGAGGCAGGGGATGGCCAGAAGGGCAGAAAGAGAAAGTGTCAGCCACACAGAAACAAAATCCTAGCTATGGCCCTGAGAGGTAGTGTGAGGAGGCTGAGAGGCTACTGCAGCTATTGCTCCTCCTCTGCCCCTGTCCTTGGGTCTTCCTGATAGGCATAGGGAGATCTGAGAATATACCCCGGGGAGACTGTGTAGCTCAGAGGTCGAAAAGGAGCAGCCAGCTTAATTCTCAATGATGGGGTGGAGGTGCCCAAGTGGTGGGTCTAGGGGCTGCCCTATGAACCCTGAGCAGCCCACTGTGGAGTTATGTTGTAGCCAAGATCCCTAGACTCTaaagatggggtggggggcaagaAGTACCAAAAGGACTAGTAGTCCCAAGGAGGCCTGGGTTGGAGACAAAAAACTGCAGGCTATGAGACCTCACCTCCTGAGGCCAAGGCAGACACCAGTCGGCAGCTTTAGGTAGGGAAGGGCAGCTTTGGGGAATGTTCTGAGGACAATATGACACCCATGAGAGCAGCAGGACCAATTCCAAGAACCAGCCCAGGAGGGAAAAGTGGAGTATCAGTAAAACACCCATCACCTGTCAGTGTTAAAGCCCGGTGATGACTTCTCTTTGTACATGcttaaattttccatttgaaaaatatatgaaaagtttaATTTTAGTGTAAACACTAGAAGAataaagattacttcaataactTACATCCCAGTGAAGAACTGTATTGGGCTGTTAGGAACAGAAATGTGAAGAAACAAAGCTTAAGTGAAATGGAAGTTTGCTTCCTCTCCCGTCATGAAGTCCAGCAATGGGAAAACAACATGACAGCTGCACAGCATATCAGGGTCCCATCTCCCTTCCTCTGTCCACACTGCATTCCACAGGGTGGAACCACAGCCCTTGAGCTCTCAAGATGACTCCCACGCTTCCAGGTGTCATGTCTACATGTCAGACAGGAAGAAGAGGTAAGCTTCACAAGAAGAGAGACTTTTCATGTCAGCCAAATTCATCACCTTTATATACCTTCCCTTGGGTTGGATGCCATGGGCatatgtctgtaattccagcatgggagactgaggcaggaggattgcaagttcaaggccagcctggacaatttagcaagaccctatctcaaaatgaaaatggctggagatgtaatTCAGTGTTGAAGTACTCCTGAGTTTAACCCCCAGTATCattaagtaattattaataataataatggtctTTCCTACAAGGCCAACTTGTCCAGCCATCTCCACTTATAATTCATTGGCTACAGCTGTTACCTGACCCTCTCAGCTGCAAGGACTCATATTGCCACCATGTCTAAATTCAGGTGTATCTAAATAGGGTAGACTCTGCTGTGATACAGACTTCCAGATATCAGCAGCTTAACTGAAGTATCATCTCTCACTCATGCGAAGCGTGCTGGGGTCCAGTCAGATTCCTTACTCCAGGCTGTTCCACCAGGAATGTGAGTCCCTGTGATTGTGCTCATTGTagcaggagaaggaaggggtggaaggaaggaaggaaggaagagcaccaagtctttttttttttaagagagagagagagattttttttaatatttattttttagtttttggcggacacaacatctttgtttgtatgtggtgctgaggatcgaacctgggccgcacgcatgccaggcgatcgtgctaccgcttgagccacatccccagccccaagtctaGCCTTTCACTTGGAAGTGTCATATTTCACTTCTGCTACCTCCACCCctggggaatggaacccagagcctcacacatgttaagaaGCTAGGATCTGCCATCTATACCACAGCCCCCATTCTGCTTTATTGGCTCACAAATCATGTAGCTGTGTCTAACCTCAGGGAGAAAATTGTTGCAGTCTTCCCAGGTGGCTGAAAGGAGAACAGGAAAGTGGTGAACAGACTAGTGATGCCCGCATCAGGGTTCTTTCCATACAGGAGGCAGAAGTGAGGTGGACACCCGGAGGCCACCAGCAAACTTTGCTCAACCCTAAAGCATTAGAGGAAAACATGAAGAAGAAAACCCATTCCCTTCAACAGAAGTAGAAAGTAGAAAACATAAGGAGAATCATAATGGAAGGAAAGTCCAAAGATGGGAATCAGTCTGTGTTAAATGGAAATGGGTAAAAACCATCTATTAACAGAATCTTacgttggatttttttttaaatccagccATATGTTGTTTACAATGGACACACCTGAAATGAAAGGCAGCCGAAggatgaaactaaaaaaaaatagaaaaaggtaaAGCAGGAGAGAAACTTTAATTGTTTAGAAACACATTTAATCATCTCTCCTGAGACAGAAGTAAAATGAAGGTAAAGCAATTAATTTCACCCAGAAGAGCTCACAGTCATGAAGTAGGAGGGCTGTTGGTGAACAAGGGAAGACCACcattctggaggaaaaaaaaaaaacaaaaacaagaggaGAGAGCTGCTGGATGAAGCAAGAAGGAGAAAGTTGAAGAATAAAATGCTCAGGGAAGGGCAACAGGATGAAGTGACCCAGGCTCAATTGCAAACCTCTGACTCCAGGCCCCAGCTCTTGACCACTGACCACTGTCTCTTCAAGGAGACTTGTGACTCTGGCAGTAAGAAAGCCCAGATATAATGGTGCTTtcaaaaaaagaacacacatgcacacatttacATTCAAATGataaaacatacacatatacaggTAAAGGATAAATGGGTattggttaagcgcccctgggttcaatgggCAGACTTTGCCACCAGGAAAAGTTCTACAAATGTAGAACAGCAAATCCTTCCAATTGCTGTAAATTATTCCAAAGTATAGCAAGAACAAAAAACTACCCAACTATCTATGATGCATGATATAGATTGTcaaaaaaatatagacaaatgtgctataagaaaagaaaattagccaggcaccatggtgcccacctgtaatcccagggatcttgggagcctgaggcaggagaattttgagttcaaaaccagcctcagcaacttagcaaggtcctaagcaacttagcaagaccctgtctcaaaataaaatatttttaaaaagggctggggatgtggctcagtggttaagcacctctgggttcaatccttggtaccaaaggAAAATTAAGATGATTATCAACAATAAATGCAGGTATAAAGACCCCCAAACAAAATATAAGCACATTGCAAccagcaatattttaaaacacacactcatacacacacacacacacaacacacacacacacacacacacacacacacacacacacacaccccagataGGCTTTTCTCCAGGAAATTAATGAAggttaaatattgaaaaatctaCCACCACAGTTACTGTAAAGAAGAAGAATCacaggataaaataaaaagatcatccccatttaaaaaaaattactaccaAAAATGTAAAGGCAAAAGCTTTACactagaaatacaaagaaaaccagaTACTGGCTTCAGACTTCTAAAATAGACTCATGAAACTCATGGCTGGGACATGTTAAAAGTCAAGGGTTTTGATCATCAGGAGCCGTGCTTTTTGAGACACAGCAATCACAGGATTAGAGATTTCAAATTTTTCAGGTCTCAAGAAAACAGGGCCTAAATTTACACCATAAATTCTAAATGGAAAGAAAGTAGCTTCACCTGTGTCCCTGAGTAAGGGCCACATTTCCTGAGGAAGGAAGCTCCCTTCCCCACAATGACCACTAGGGTGGTGAAAACAATCTCCAGATGTTGTGGGGAAAAGGACTGGGGTGCTACCAGTGTTCTCTTCCTAGGTGgagaccacaaaaaaaaaagcaagatccCTTGCCCATCCCTGTAGTCAGTCCAAAAATGGTAGAAGCAGCCATATAAGACTGGTAAcagaaaaaacaatgaaaacaaaagttgattctttgaaaagatcacaAAATTGACAAATCCATAGCTAAATTCCCAAGAGAAAACCTCAAATAACCAAAATTAGGAATAAAAGATGGGTCATCACTACTGACCTTACCCTTGGCCAACAAATGGGACAATTCAGATTCAGTGGGAAAATTCACataaagacacaaattaccaAAAGGGAtgcatgaagaaagaaaacacctGAATTGACTGATAACAAGTAAAGACATTTAATTATGAATTGGAAATTTTCCAATAAAGAAGTTATAGTTAGGAGCAAGACATTTTGATGTGCTATTACATAGTAGGCTAACTAAATGATAATActacatatttcaaaaagctagaagaaaggattttgaatgtttcactataaagaaatgataaatatttgagaagacaagtatttttaacttaatttaaacACTACACAATATTTACATGTATCAAAACCTCACATGATATCCTGTAAATATGCATAATTTTTGATTTTATGTaccagtattaaaaataaatttaaacatttttttaaaaagaaaagtcaggtTTAGATGGCTTCATTGGTGAattctacaaaacatttaaagaagaaataatacaaaagttAGACAAAGATatcataataaaagaaaaccacagacaaTATATTTCATGAACTAAATAGGGAGAGAAGTGAATATGATGTACTATGTGAGAGTCATTAtgataaatagatttttaataatGTAGCAATAAGGTCAAGGGTGGAGAGTTATTGTATAGTCCTGTAATTGGTCTCAGTGTTTCTGTGAACCCATATTCCATGCTTTTCAGCAGCCCCCTGCATTAGGTGGGACTGGATAGCCAGAGGGGCTACTCTTGTGTCAAGTTTTCTGTTATTCTACCCAGGGCTAAATTTCTAatttccctccccccccccccaggcactTTAGGCTCTCATATAACCCCAGCAGTTTAGACTGAAATAAAATAGAGTCCCCTGGAATAGACATAGGTGGTGAAGGAATGAGAgtaaagaggagaaaagagaaattggTCAAAGGATTTTAAGAGACCAAAAGCCTTCTGGGTAAATATGTGTCAACATGTAGGAATCTAGAAGCCCTGAACTGAGACCGGTAAATTAGCCATAAACAAGCAGAGCAAATAAGAAGGTCAGTACCATGGACAGAGTTGAGAGGAATGGGGTGTGACCTGCAATTATGGAGGTGGGCTCAAAGAAATTCCTTGCATTCATGTCATGTCTTCCGGATCTAACACCCCAAAGGtagaaagaatgagaagttaaaaCTCACAGAACAAGGTGATATGCCCACAGTGAGAAAGGGGTCACTACCTCAGGTATCCTGGCCATTCAGTGAATGGCCTGATAACTCCCGAGGAAGGGCTGAATGTTAGAGGAAGAATGTAGGCTCCTTCCAGAGAGACCCTGGGACTGAAATGAATGATAGGACATTCTCTCTTTGGTATAGTACCTCTAGTGTGTGGGCCAgcccagggtgggggcagggctcTGTTGCCTACAACCCCCAGGGGACACATCATTCAGAGCTTGTGTCAGCTGGTAGTGGGAGACACCTGGAGAAAAGATTGGGAGCATCTCTGATGACCTAGCCATAGCAAGAGAGGAGGCAGTGAAGCTTCAATTTCAATACTACTTGGTGTTTCTGTGGTTCTTGATTCTGTAGTTTGGTGTATTTCATTGatcctagatattttatttattcatttatttttatgtggtgcggaggaccaaacccagggcttcacatgagctaggtgaacactctactgctgagaagaaatcacaaaggaaattaGGAAATTCTTTTAACCAGGTAATAAGGCGATTACAACATACAAAGTATttagcaaataaaagaaaatgtagttttttttaaaaatgcacatatgaataattttaaaattattatcttgttaaatatttcttctgctcctttctctcctttcattTTTGGACTTTGAACATATCTTAGATTATTTGATGTTTGGGTTTttccattcctttatttttctttctatgcttCTAGTTTGATAATAACTTGTCTTTGAAGTCgttgggtgtttttgtttgtggttttgtttttttctaatctgTCTAGTTTTCTGTTATTCTGCCcagttttaaatttctaatttttagatattttatttttcaattctagaTTGTCCATTAGGTTCATTTTTAGAGTTCCCTTTAACAATTGAGATTCTCCAACTGTTCaccattatctctatttttttccctgtaaattATTTAAACACTAATATCAGCTGTTTGAAATTTTCTGTCCACTAATTTCAACATCAGAATCATCTGATAATCTGTTCCTGGTTATTTATAATTCTCTTATTTGGTGTtgcattttcctctttttaaagtgtctactaattttttaaaattatctgagaAATTATAGATGACATATTGTAGGGACTTTATATTGCACTATTTTCCTCTAAAGAATACTGCATTTTAATCTGGTTAAATAACTCCatcaatttggattccagagtgAAGATTACATGGAAAGATTCCCAAGCTGATTTGCAATAGACATAGAGTATGAACCAGAAATAAACCTTTGTTGTACTAAGCTGCCaagattttgagttttgttttgttttgttttgttttttttaaccacattaAAATTCAGCTCATTTTAACCAACACATAGCATCTCTTGCCTTCTCTTGGATCTTTTGACATACCACCTCTTCTCCTCAGGGCTCGTTCAGTTGCTTGGAAACTCAGGGAGAAGTCAGAGGCTGGGGGCAATTGAAGGTAGATGCAGTTTATTTGTCCACAGATGCTGATGTCTGCTCTTTGTAGAATTGTCATTGTTCTACCAATGTCCCTCAAAACATGAGTTTTACTACCCATTTTGCTACCTTCTATGATGGCCAGACTCTTGCCTCTTGCTTGGGGCTGCACTGGGACTGTACTTCTATTAGAAGACCCTTACCTCACCTCCCAGGTATTGCAGACACAGTACCCTCTGCCTAGCACCCACTCCCCAAATTGCAAAGCAGGACCCCAAAGGCCATTAGATATTACAACAAGCCTATAGACTTTAGAAACTTGTGAACTGGGTCAAGGAACTGGAATTTTTTCTCTGAAGTTGATCAGAACTGAGTTAGGCCTCAATTTAAAGAAAGACTCAGTGGAATAGAGCCATCATCAAGTTAGAGCAGGGACAATAGGCAGAGCACAAGACACACCAATGCCCTTTTCTGGGAATAGAAGAGGCAGAGGAGTCCAAGTCCTTGAGTTTGAGTCATTTCAGACTAGGTTAGACCTTTACAGGTGACAGAAgacacaatgtctttttttttttttttttttttgacacaatgTCTTTTCTTGCCAACCCTTAGGAGTTGATGATCTCAAAGTGGAACTGCAGGTAAGTTACTGCAGCCATTAAGTGGCCCCATAAAAAAGCCTTGAGTCTAACAGGAAAGGCATTGCCAGTGACACTGGATGATATAGATGGTGTTGAGCAGCATATGAATATGCAtatgtgcgcgcgcgcacacacacacacacacacacacacacctcaattATGCTGCTTAAGAGACACAGTTTAAATGTAATCACAAatacattaaaaggaaaataatgaaaaagatacACTTCGAAAGGagggaattgtggctcagcggtagagtgctcacctagcacatgcaaagccctgggtttgatcctccacaccacataaaaataaataaataaaataaaggtattgtgtccaactacaactaaaaaataaatattttttttcaaaaaagatacACTATgaaatcactaatcaaaagaaagttgGTGTGTCTATATTAATATCAATGTCAATTTCAAGTTAAGAATTATAACAAAATCTCATAAGTGATAAAAAGTTCATTTCATAAGGACAtaacatttttaatgtgtatgaacctaacaatagacctttGAGATGCCTAAAGCTAAAGC
This Marmota flaviventris isolate mMarFla1 chromosome 8, mMarFla1.hap1, whole genome shotgun sequence DNA region includes the following protein-coding sequences:
- the Iqcf6 gene encoding IQ domain-containing protein F6, producing the protein MDTEETVNEALPEEKCLVDNEQFLKLEKAAIKIQSWWRGNMVRWTLLHAALRAWVIQCWWRSMQAKMLEQRRRLALKLYTCQEWAVVKVQAQVRMWQARRRFLQARQAACVIQSHWRWHASQTRGLIRGRYEVRASRLELDIEILMT